One genomic window of Luteitalea pratensis includes the following:
- the allE gene encoding (S)-ureidoglycine aminohydrolase yields the protein MHSLGHTRSARRDDHLLHTPDTFVRASWPGMINAVAIVHVSPAIGAAFTQYTAELGADGYLPATSMQRFVYVLSGEAQVADASLGAGGFAYVPSGDVGAVRTRSGSRVAVIEKPYVALPGTSAPAMFTGHEAHQSPQPLNGDADLEVRALVPADASFDFAVNTMAYRPGAALPMVEVHVMEHGLLFLEGGGIYRLGDAWYPVTEGDFIYMAPWCPQWFGALGKVPAKYLIYKDWNRAAS from the coding sequence ATGCACTCGCTAGGACACACGAGAAGCGCACGACGAGACGACCACCTGTTGCACACACCGGACACATTCGTGCGGGCGTCGTGGCCCGGGATGATCAACGCCGTAGCCATCGTGCATGTCTCGCCGGCGATCGGCGCAGCATTCACGCAGTACACGGCCGAACTCGGCGCCGACGGCTACCTGCCCGCCACGAGCATGCAGCGCTTCGTCTACGTGCTCTCCGGTGAGGCACAGGTGGCCGACGCCTCGCTTGGTGCCGGCGGATTCGCCTACGTGCCGTCTGGGGACGTGGGCGCGGTGCGCACACGCAGTGGCTCACGGGTCGCCGTCATCGAGAAGCCATACGTCGCCCTGCCCGGCACGTCAGCCCCGGCGATGTTCACCGGTCATGAGGCTCACCAGTCTCCGCAGCCGCTCAATGGCGACGCTGACCTCGAAGTACGTGCCCTCGTTCCCGCGGACGCCTCGTTCGACTTCGCGGTCAATACGATGGCCTATCGACCTGGCGCCGCGTTGCCGATGGTCGAGGTTCACGTGATGGAGCACGGACTGCTCTTCCTCGAGGGCGGCGGCATCTATCGCCTCGGCGACGCCTGGTACCCCGTCACCGAGGGCGACTTCATCTACATGGCTCCATGGTGCCCGCAGTGGTTCGGCGCACTCGGCAAGGTGCCGGCAAAGTACCTGATCTACAAGGACTGGAATCGAGCCGCCTCATGA
- the allB gene encoding allantoinase AllB, which translates to MHDVVIRGGLLVTPDGVLQADLTIEDGRIQAIAPELGASREVIDATGLHVFPGVVDAHVHFNEPGRTDWEGSGTGSRALAAGGGTAFVDMPLNSTPCTVNAQEFARKQTALAASSITDFALWGGLVPGNRDDLAALADAGAVGFKAFMADSGLPEFPRADDLTLFEGMTEAARLGLPVAVHAESQEITAALSARLLSGDGCGVRDVLASRPVIAEVEAIARATLLASETGARLHIVHVSSGRGVAVAAEARARGVDVTIETCPHYLCFTTEDVERIGVAAKCAPPIRDASERDALWRAVLDGTIDLIGSDHSPAPPERKRGGFARAWGGIAGVQATLAVLLECGHHARGLPLTRVASLLASRPAARFGLSRKGTVAVGMDADLALVALHETHVFDQFLHRHPMSPYLGMSCRGAVTLTIRRGETIFADGTITARTRGKLVTCTR; encoded by the coding sequence GTGCATGACGTGGTGATTCGCGGCGGCCTGCTCGTCACGCCCGACGGCGTGCTGCAAGCCGACCTGACGATCGAGGACGGCCGGATCCAGGCGATCGCTCCGGAACTGGGCGCGAGTCGCGAGGTGATCGATGCTACCGGACTGCATGTCTTCCCCGGCGTGGTGGACGCACACGTGCACTTCAACGAGCCGGGGCGCACCGATTGGGAAGGCTCCGGCACGGGCAGCCGCGCCCTGGCGGCCGGCGGCGGCACGGCGTTCGTGGACATGCCGCTCAACTCGACACCGTGCACGGTCAACGCCCAGGAGTTCGCACGTAAGCAGACCGCCCTGGCGGCCTCGTCGATCACCGACTTCGCGCTGTGGGGTGGACTGGTGCCCGGCAACCGCGACGACCTGGCTGCCCTGGCCGACGCGGGCGCGGTGGGATTCAAGGCGTTCATGGCGGACTCCGGGCTGCCGGAATTCCCGAGAGCCGACGACCTCACGTTGTTCGAGGGCATGACCGAGGCGGCGCGGCTCGGGCTGCCAGTGGCCGTGCACGCCGAGAGCCAGGAGATCACCGCGGCGCTGTCGGCGCGGCTGCTCTCGGGTGATGGCTGCGGCGTCCGCGACGTCCTGGCCTCGCGTCCGGTCATAGCCGAGGTCGAGGCCATCGCACGCGCGACGCTGCTGGCCAGCGAGACGGGCGCGCGGCTGCACATCGTGCACGTCAGTTCCGGCCGCGGCGTCGCCGTCGCCGCCGAAGCTCGCGCGCGGGGTGTGGACGTGACGATCGAAACCTGCCCGCACTACCTGTGCTTCACGACCGAGGACGTGGAGCGGATCGGCGTCGCGGCCAAGTGCGCGCCACCCATCCGGGACGCCTCGGAGCGTGACGCGCTCTGGCGTGCGGTGCTCGACGGCACCATCGACCTGATCGGATCGGACCATTCGCCGGCCCCACCCGAGCGGAAGCGTGGCGGCTTCGCCCGCGCATGGGGCGGCATCGCCGGTGTGCAGGCCACGCTGGCCGTCCTGCTGGAGTGCGGCCACCACGCACGGGGCCTGCCACTCACGCGGGTCGCGTCGCTGCTCGCGTCCCGTCCCGCAGCGCGATTCGGACTGTCTCGCAAGGGCACCGTTGCCGTCGGCATGGACGCCGATCTCGCGCTGGTCGCACTCCACGAGACGCACGTGTTCGATCAGTTCCTGCATCGGCACCCGATGAGTCCGTACCTGGGCATGTCGTGCCGCGGGGCGGTCACACTCACGATCCGACGCGGCGAGACGATCTTCGCTGACGGCACGATCACAGCGCGTACCCGAGGAAAGCTGGTGACATGCACTCGCTAG
- a CDS encoding allantoate amidohydrolase, which translates to MHPYGDAARAAIKRCQWIATRTEDPGRTTRTFLSPPMGDVCDDLRTWMETLGMSVRIDEAGNLRGRTGERPAVIIGSHLDTVPDAGPYDGVLGVVLGITLVQLLADRVLPVDIEVVGFSEEEGVRFGVPFIGSRALVGDAAQLLACTDAHGVSVREALQAHGLNPHEIANAQVSPAALAYLEFHIEQGPVLDLLAAPLGVVDAIAGQSRVELAFTGRCNHAGTTPMASRRDALAGAAEWISSVEQMAVATPGLVATVGRLQLTPNATNAISGRVVASLDVRHADDAQRRQAVDGMLATARTIAERRGLGLSHAQHLDQAAVRMAPELTDALARAVAATGRPVHHVISGAGHDAMIVARRVPSAMLFLRSPGGISHHPDERVLEDDVAAALEVGVHWLAQWGDRA; encoded by the coding sequence ATGCACCCGTACGGCGATGCGGCCAGGGCCGCGATCAAACGCTGCCAGTGGATCGCGACTCGAACCGAGGATCCCGGGCGAACGACCCGGACGTTCCTGTCACCACCGATGGGCGACGTATGCGACGACCTGCGCACCTGGATGGAAACGCTGGGCATGTCGGTCCGCATCGACGAGGCCGGCAACCTGCGCGGCAGGACGGGCGAGCGCCCAGCCGTGATCATCGGCTCCCACCTGGACACGGTGCCGGACGCGGGCCCGTACGACGGGGTCCTTGGTGTGGTGCTCGGCATCACCCTCGTGCAACTACTCGCCGACCGCGTACTGCCAGTCGACATCGAAGTGGTCGGCTTCTCGGAAGAGGAAGGCGTGCGCTTCGGCGTGCCATTCATCGGCAGCCGGGCGCTGGTCGGGGATGCCGCGCAATTGCTGGCCTGCACGGACGCGCATGGGGTGTCGGTCCGGGAGGCGCTGCAGGCCCATGGCCTGAATCCTCACGAGATCGCCAACGCGCAGGTCTCTCCGGCTGCGCTCGCATACCTCGAGTTCCACATCGAGCAGGGGCCCGTCCTCGACCTGTTGGCGGCTCCCCTCGGCGTGGTGGACGCGATTGCTGGCCAGTCACGTGTCGAACTCGCGTTCACGGGCCGCTGCAACCACGCAGGCACCACGCCGATGGCGTCACGCCGCGATGCGCTTGCAGGTGCGGCCGAGTGGATCTCCTCGGTGGAACAGATGGCCGTGGCGACGCCAGGCCTTGTCGCGACCGTCGGCCGGTTGCAGCTGACGCCCAACGCGACCAACGCCATCAGCGGTCGCGTCGTCGCCAGCCTCGATGTGCGGCACGCAGACGATGCGCAGCGGCGACAGGCAGTCGACGGCATGCTCGCGACCGCAAGGACGATAGCGGAGCGGCGGGGGCTCGGACTCTCACACGCGCAGCATCTCGATCAAGCTGCCGTACGCATGGCGCCTGAACTCACGGACGCCCTCGCGCGTGCCGTCGCCGCGACCGGCAGGCCGGTGCACCACGTGATCAGCGGCGCAGGACACGATGCCATGATCGTCGCGCGACGAGTGCCGTCGGCGATGCTGTTCCTGCGCAGTCCCGGCGGGATCAGCCATCATCCCGACGAGCGCGTGCTGGAGGACGACGTGGCCGCGGCCCTCGAGGTCGGGGTGCACTGGCTTGCGCAGTGGGGGGATCGTGCATGA
- the uraH gene encoding hydroxyisourate hydrolase, giving the protein MARLSTHVLDTAHGVPAAGVRIDLHRLDADGRTHVATATTNADGRTSEPLLAGETMPTGVYELTFHAGRYLRDRGVDLGELPFLDEIVIRFGIASATAAYHVPLLLSPYGYSTYRGS; this is encoded by the coding sequence ATGGCCAGGCTCTCGACGCACGTCCTGGACACGGCTCATGGCGTTCCCGCCGCCGGCGTCCGCATCGACCTGCACCGCCTCGACGCAGACGGTCGCACGCATGTTGCGACGGCGACGACCAACGCCGACGGCCGCACCAGCGAGCCGCTCCTGGCTGGCGAGACCATGCCAACCGGTGTCTACGAACTCACCTTCCACGCCGGCCGCTACCTGCGCGATCGCGGTGTGGACCTCGGTGAACTCCCGTTCCTCGACGAGATCGTGATCCGCTTCGGGATCGCGTCGGCCACCGCCGCCTACCACGTGCCGCTGCTGCTCTCGCCCTACGGGTACAGCACATACCGGGGCTCCTGA
- the pucL gene encoding factor-independent urate hydroxylase, producing MERFASGWKRNYYGKADVTAYRLHRDGRVPEGTSAVFGANVTMLVYGDAFWPTYTTGDNTDLVATDSMKNFIQRETLDFDGNDLEQYCLFLAEKFLARYPQVEGVQVSATDVPYAARGAWTFSPAGPERAMARVEVTRAACLEATSGIRGFRLLRLGGSAFKGFVRDEYTTLPEITNRPLHMWLDLEWQYVQPGDALTDGATTRAVARLTHDVFDAFESGSIQQIIYALGMRMLAEFPAIAQVHLEANNRTWDTVTERGEAIGVYTDARPPYGCLGLSLRR from the coding sequence GTGGAACGATTCGCGAGTGGCTGGAAGCGCAACTACTATGGCAAGGCCGATGTCACCGCGTACCGCCTGCATCGCGATGGGCGCGTGCCCGAGGGCACCAGCGCGGTCTTTGGCGCCAACGTGACAATGCTCGTGTACGGAGACGCGTTCTGGCCGACCTACACGACCGGCGACAACACGGACCTCGTCGCGACCGACTCGATGAAGAACTTCATCCAGCGCGAGACCCTCGACTTCGACGGCAACGATCTCGAACAGTACTGCCTGTTTCTTGCCGAGAAGTTCCTCGCGCGCTATCCCCAGGTGGAGGGCGTGCAGGTGTCGGCCACGGATGTGCCCTACGCCGCCCGCGGAGCATGGACCTTTTCTCCCGCGGGCCCAGAGCGGGCGATGGCTCGCGTCGAGGTGACGCGTGCTGCGTGTCTCGAGGCCACCTCGGGCATCAGGGGGTTCCGGTTGCTGCGCCTCGGCGGCAGCGCGTTCAAGGGCTTCGTGCGCGACGAGTACACGACGCTGCCGGAGATCACCAATCGCCCCCTGCACATGTGGCTCGACCTGGAATGGCAGTACGTGCAACCCGGCGACGCCCTGACCGATGGAGCGACAACCCGTGCGGTGGCTCGCCTGACCCATGACGTGTTCGATGCGTTCGAGTCCGGCAGCATCCAGCAGATCATTTACGCGCTCGGCATGCGCATGCTCGCCGAATTCCCGGCCATCGCGCAGGTACACCTCGAGGCCAACAATCGCACCTGGGACACCGTGACCGAACGTGGCGAGGCGATCGGCGTGTACACCGACGCGCGTCCGCCGTATGGCTGCCTCGGCCTGAGCTTGCGACGCTGA
- the uraD gene encoding 2-oxo-4-hydroxy-4-carboxy-5-ureidoimidazoline decarboxylase, producing MTMEEINRLDLAGFVAAVGPVFEHSPWVAARAWPHRPFADLPAMYDAMTRQVLDASRDEQLALLRAHPDLGTRARMSVASEGEQAGAGLDRLTAVQYDRLRAANARYHDRFGFPFLFAVKGSTASDILAALEARVDGAWDAEFETALEQVFRIARFRLQEIVP from the coding sequence ATGACGATGGAGGAGATCAACCGGCTGGATCTGGCCGGGTTCGTCGCGGCCGTCGGACCGGTCTTCGAGCACTCGCCGTGGGTGGCCGCGCGGGCCTGGCCGCATCGCCCGTTTGCCGACCTGCCCGCGATGTACGACGCCATGACCCGGCAGGTCCTCGACGCGTCACGAGACGAGCAACTTGCCCTCCTGAGGGCGCATCCCGATCTGGGTACGCGTGCCCGGATGAGCGTGGCGTCCGAGGGCGAACAGGCTGGTGCTGGTCTGGACCGCCTGACGGCGGTGCAATACGACCGCCTTCGCGCAGCGAACGCGCGGTACCACGACCGCTTCGGGTTCCCTTTCCTGTTTGCGGTCAAGGGCAGCACCGCGTCGGACATCCTCGCTGCGCTGGAGGCGCGCGTGGACGGCGCGTGGGATGCCGAGTTCGAGACTGCCCTGGAACAGGTGTTCAGGATCGCGAGGTTCCGGCTGCAGGAGATCGTGCCCTAG
- a CDS encoding DUF3455 domain-containing protein, whose protein sequence is MIWKHSAAAILAVLAHTSIAHAQGAVPGGLEVPAGHAPFLTAHAEGTQNYVCVLAPDGFGWQFHGPQATLANDAMTQVATHFLSPNPIEGGAARATWQHSADTSRVWAVAIANSTDAAFVAPGAIPWLLLKVVGQQGGPGGGTTLSGALFIQRTNTAGGQAPPTGCKTAQDVGRKALVPYEADYVFYQ, encoded by the coding sequence ATGATCTGGAAACATTCCGCTGCAGCGATCCTTGCCGTACTCGCGCACACGTCGATCGCCCATGCCCAGGGGGCCGTTCCTGGCGGGCTCGAGGTACCCGCCGGTCACGCGCCATTCCTCACCGCCCATGCCGAGGGCACCCAGAACTACGTCTGCGTGCTGGCGCCGGACGGCTTCGGCTGGCAGTTCCACGGCCCACAGGCAACGCTCGCCAACGACGCGATGACCCAGGTCGCGACGCACTTTCTCAGTCCCAATCCGATCGAGGGCGGCGCCGCTCGCGCGACCTGGCAACACTCGGCCGACACCAGCCGGGTCTGGGCCGTGGCCATTGCGAACTCGACCGATGCCGCGTTTGTGGCCCCGGGAGCGATCCCCTGGTTGCTCCTGAAGGTGGTGGGGCAGCAGGGTGGCCCGGGTGGAGGCACGACGTTGTCCGGCGCCCTCTTCATCCAACGCACCAACACCGCGGGCGGGCAGGCGCCGCCGACTGGCTGCAAGACGGCGCAGGACGTCGGCCGCAAGGCGCTCGTTCCGTACGAGGCCGATTACGTGTTCTACCAGTAG
- a CDS encoding discoidin domain-containing protein has product MFHRSSWPAATALPGLVATVLLLSATAAFAEPVSPAPALPAVVGSVINVSTESQLQAAMAQLRSDTTIVLAPGTYRLTRTLYIHGTFSNVGIRGATNNPDDVAIVGAGMTNASYGNVPYGIWTGGDVQAITIANLTIRDFYFHDIIFNAGTQRPLIHNVHLIDSGEQFVKSNPDGQGGGVDGGVLQYSTIEFTNRGRDDYPKGIDIHTATGWHVRHNLFRNLRAPGTTQLIGPAVLVWNGSSETTVEGNTFINCQREIMFGVNDRTPDEHTGGVIRNNMIYRDPGIFSDVGIAVFDSPDKRVLHNTILISDNYPNAIEYRYPSAVNVYIANNLVDGTIRQRDGAQAVLHNNVLTANADMFVAPAAGNLHVRANAVAAIDAGTVAAGTASDWDGEARPEGAAPDVGADEFTTTVTAPPTSPPVPPEGWTNVAAASAGATASASTTYPGYGPAGAINGDRRGANWGAGTGWNDATPGSFPDWLQVDFAGPKTISEVRVFSVQDNYTKPLEPTAAQTFSLYGLTSFTLQYWDGAQWLTVPGGTITGNQHVWRTVTFPAISTSRIRIVTTGASDSYSRLVEVEAYAAAPAVPSGVNVAAASAGATASASTTYPGYGPAGAINGDRRGANWGAGAGWNDATPGSFPDWLQVDFAGTRTISEVRLFSVQDNYSNPVEPTTTQTFSLYGITSFTVQYWDGAQWLTVPGGAITGNQHVWRTVTFPAISTSRIRIVITGTSDSYSRLTQVEAYETVAPVVPSGSNVAAASAGATASASTTYPGYGPAGAINGDRRGANWGAGTGWNDATPGGFPDWLQVDFAGPRTISEVRVFSVQDNYSNPLEPTATQTFSLYGLTSFTLQYWDGAQWLTVPGGTITGNQHVWRTVTFPAVSTARIRIVTTGASDSYSRLVEVEAY; this is encoded by the coding sequence ATGTTTCATCGCTCTTCGTGGCCCGCGGCCACCGCCCTGCCGGGCCTGGTCGCGACCGTGCTCCTGCTGTCTGCGACCGCGGCCTTCGCCGAACCGGTCTCACCTGCTCCGGCGTTGCCCGCCGTGGTCGGCAGCGTGATCAATGTTTCGACCGAGTCGCAGCTGCAGGCCGCCATGGCCCAACTGCGATCCGATACGACGATCGTCCTTGCCCCGGGCACGTATCGCCTGACGCGCACGCTGTATATCCACGGCACCTTCAGCAACGTCGGTATCCGCGGCGCCACCAACAATCCGGACGATGTGGCCATCGTCGGCGCCGGGATGACCAACGCGTCATATGGCAACGTCCCGTACGGCATATGGACCGGTGGCGACGTGCAGGCCATCACCATCGCCAACCTGACGATTCGCGACTTCTATTTTCACGACATCATCTTCAATGCGGGCACCCAGCGTCCTCTCATACACAATGTGCATCTGATCGATTCCGGGGAGCAATTCGTCAAGTCCAACCCGGACGGACAGGGCGGCGGCGTGGACGGCGGCGTGCTGCAGTACTCGACGATCGAATTCACCAACCGCGGACGCGACGACTACCCCAAGGGGATCGACATTCACACGGCAACCGGCTGGCACGTCCGCCACAATCTGTTCCGCAATCTGCGCGCGCCTGGCACCACTCAGCTCATCGGTCCTGCCGTGCTCGTGTGGAATGGCTCGAGTGAGACAACGGTGGAGGGCAACACCTTCATCAACTGCCAGCGCGAGATCATGTTCGGCGTGAACGACCGCACGCCCGACGAACACACCGGCGGTGTCATTCGCAACAACATGATCTACCGCGATCCTGGAATCTTCAGTGACGTGGGTATCGCCGTATTCGACTCGCCGGACAAGCGGGTGCTCCACAACACGATTCTGATCTCGGACAACTATCCCAACGCCATCGAATACCGGTATCCCAGCGCGGTGAACGTCTACATCGCGAACAACCTCGTCGACGGCACGATCCGTCAGCGCGACGGCGCACAGGCGGTGCTCCACAACAACGTGCTGACAGCGAACGCAGACATGTTCGTGGCGCCGGCGGCCGGCAACCTTCACGTTCGCGCCAACGCCGTCGCCGCGATCGACGCGGGGACGGTGGCCGCCGGCACGGCGAGTGACTGGGACGGCGAGGCGCGGCCCGAGGGCGCTGCGCCGGATGTCGGTGCGGACGAGTTCACGACGACCGTGACGGCGCCGCCCACGTCTCCGCCAGTGCCGCCCGAGGGCTGGACCAACGTCGCGGCGGCCAGTGCGGGCGCCACGGCCTCGGCGTCGACGACCTATCCCGGTTACGGCCCCGCCGGAGCGATCAACGGCGACCGTCGAGGCGCCAACTGGGGCGCGGGCACCGGCTGGAACGACGCCACGCCGGGCAGCTTCCCCGACTGGCTGCAGGTCGATTTCGCGGGCCCCAAGACCATCAGCGAGGTCCGCGTCTTCAGCGTCCAGGACAACTACACCAAGCCGCTCGAGCCGACCGCGGCGCAAACCTTCAGCCTGTACGGCCTCACCAGCTTCACCCTGCAGTACTGGGATGGCGCGCAGTGGCTGACCGTGCCCGGCGGCACGATCACCGGCAACCAGCACGTCTGGCGCACGGTCACGTTCCCGGCCATCAGTACCTCCCGGATCCGGATCGTGACCACCGGCGCCAGCGACAGCTACAGCCGCCTCGTCGAGGTCGAAGCCTATGCGGCCGCGCCGGCGGTCCCGTCTGGCGTCAACGTCGCGGCGGCCAGTGCGGGCGCCACGGCCTCGGCGTCGACGACCTATCCCGGCTACGGCCCCGCCGGAGCGATCAACGGCGACCGTCGAGGCGCCAACTGGGGCGCGGGCGCCGGCTGGAACGACGCCACGCCGGGCAGCTTCCCCGACTGGCTGCAGGTCGATTTCGCGGGCACCAGGACCATCAGCGAAGTCCGCCTCTTCAGCGTCCAGGACAACTACAGCAATCCGGTCGAGCCGACCACCACGCAGACCTTCAGCCTGTACGGCATCACCAGCTTCACCGTGCAGTACTGGGATGGCGCGCAGTGGCTGACCGTCCCCGGCGGCGCCATCACCGGCAACCAGCACGTCTGGCGCACGGTCACGTTCCCGGCCATCAGTACCTCGCGGATCCGGATCGTGATCACCGGCACCAGCGACAGCTACAGCCGCCTCACCCAGGTCGAGGCCTATGAGACCGTCGCGCCAGTGGTTCCGTCGGGCAGCAATGTCGCGGCGGCCAGTGCGGGCGCCACGGCATCGGCGTCGACGACCTATCCCGGCTACGGCCCCGCCGGAGCGATCAACGGCGACCGTCGAGGCGCCAACTGGGGCGCGGGCACCGGCTGGAACGACGCCACGCCGGGCGGCTTCCCCGACTGGCTGCAGGTCGATTTCGCCGGCCCCCGGACCATTAGCGAGGTCCGCGTCTTCAGCGTCCAGGACAACTACAGCAATCCGCTCGAGCCGACCGCGACGCAAACCTTCAGCCTGTACGGCCTCACCAGCTTCACCCTCCAGTACTGGGATGGCGCGCAGTGGCTGACCGTGCCCGGCGGCACGATCACCGGCAACCAGCACGTCTGGCGCACGGTCACGTTCCCGGCCGTCAGCACCGCCCGGATCCGGATCGTGACCACCGGCGCCAGCGACAGCTACAGCCGCCTCGTCGAGGTCGAAGCCTACTGA
- a CDS encoding ABC transporter ATP-binding protein, translating to MAEKTPPFWNGWKHRAAALRHVPALMRLVWESGPAVVAAGWVFRITASLIPLAMLSVSKWILDAVQVKTGGGSLPPEFWWLVALEGGLAILGGVLGRTTGFFDGLLADRFTRHVSVRVMEHAAQLDLTSYESPAFHDRLERARAQATDRITMIHAIGALAQQLIIVVSLSVSVLFFSPWLMVVLVLAVVPAFLGESHFAFLGYSLNLSQTPMRRQLDYLRVLGASKETAKELKLFGLGSYITGQYAELSDGLYAQNVALSRRRLAVGSLLSVVSSASYYSAYAYVIYRTVTGDLSWGSLQFIAGSIAGASANIQSIFATFSNIADQSLFLTDLIEFFRVTPTLSKVAHAIPAPRPIRDGFVFEDVSFQYPGNPRPVLEHLDFRISRGERVALVGENGQGKTTLVKLITRLYDPTAGRVLLDGVDLREYDIEDLHREIGVIFQDFVRYEMSARDNIAVGRLHAAGDDWRIRKAAGRSLAHDVISRLPQGYDQLLGRRFEGGVDLSGGEWQKIALARAYLRDAQLLILDEPTAALDARAELEVFQRFAELTAGKMALLISHRFSTVRMADRIVVLSDGHIKEDGHHDSLVAHGGRYARMFELQAASYR from the coding sequence ATGGCCGAAAAAACGCCCCCCTTCTGGAATGGTTGGAAACACCGCGCGGCAGCACTGCGCCATGTCCCTGCGCTGATGCGCCTCGTCTGGGAGTCCGGCCCGGCCGTGGTCGCCGCCGGCTGGGTGTTCCGCATTACAGCCTCGCTCATTCCGCTCGCGATGCTGTCGGTCTCGAAATGGATCCTCGACGCGGTCCAGGTGAAGACCGGCGGCGGCAGCCTGCCGCCAGAGTTCTGGTGGCTGGTGGCGCTCGAGGGCGGCCTGGCAATCCTCGGCGGCGTGCTCGGCCGTACCACCGGCTTTTTCGACGGCCTGCTCGCCGACAGGTTTACGCGGCACGTGAGCGTGCGGGTGATGGAACATGCCGCGCAGCTCGATCTGACATCGTACGAAAGCCCGGCGTTTCACGATCGGCTCGAGCGCGCGCGTGCGCAGGCGACCGACCGCATCACGATGATCCATGCGATCGGCGCGCTGGCGCAGCAGCTGATCATCGTCGTCAGCCTCTCGGTCAGCGTCCTGTTCTTCTCGCCGTGGCTGATGGTGGTCCTGGTGCTCGCCGTCGTGCCGGCGTTCCTCGGTGAGAGCCACTTCGCATTCCTCGGCTACTCCCTGAACCTCAGCCAGACGCCGATGCGCCGTCAGCTCGACTACCTGCGTGTGCTCGGCGCGAGCAAGGAGACCGCCAAGGAGTTGAAGCTGTTCGGTCTCGGAAGCTACATCACCGGCCAGTACGCGGAACTGTCCGACGGCCTCTATGCCCAGAACGTCGCGCTCTCGCGCCGCCGCCTGGCGGTGGGCAGCCTGCTATCGGTCGTGAGCAGCGCGAGTTACTACTCTGCTTACGCGTATGTGATCTACCGCACCGTGACCGGCGACCTCTCATGGGGCTCCCTGCAGTTCATCGCGGGCAGCATCGCCGGCGCGAGCGCGAACATCCAGTCGATCTTCGCGACGTTCTCGAACATCGCCGACCAGTCGCTGTTCCTCACCGATCTGATCGAGTTCTTCCGCGTGACGCCGACGCTGTCGAAGGTCGCGCATGCGATACCGGCGCCGCGGCCGATTCGCGACGGCTTCGTCTTCGAGGACGTCTCGTTCCAGTACCCCGGCAACCCGCGTCCGGTCCTGGAGCACCTCGACTTCCGCATCTCGCGCGGCGAGCGCGTCGCGCTCGTCGGTGAAAACGGGCAGGGCAAGACGACGCTGGTGAAGTTGATCACGCGTCTGTACGACCCGACCGCGGGCCGCGTCCTGCTCGACGGTGTCGACCTGCGCGAGTACGACATCGAGGATCTGCACCGCGAGATCGGCGTCATCTTCCAGGACTTCGTCCGGTACGAGATGAGCGCACGCGACAACATCGCCGTCGGCCGGTTGCACGCCGCTGGCGACGACTGGCGGATTCGCAAGGCGGCTGGCCGCAGCCTGGCCCACGACGTGATCTCGCGGCTGCCGCAGGGGTACGACCAGCTGCTCGGCCGCCGCTTCGAAGGCGGCGTCGATCTCTCGGGTGGTGAGTGGCAGAAGATCGCCCTCGCCCGCGCATACCTGCGTGATGCCCAGTTACTGATCCTCGACGAGCCCACGGCCGCGCTGGACGCGCGCGCCGAACTCGAGGTCTTCCAGCGCTTTGCCGAACTCACCGCCGGCAAAATGGCGCTCCTCATCTCCCACCGCTTCTCGACCGTCCGCATGGCGGACCGCATCGTCGTGTTGTCGGACGGACACATCAAGGAAGACGGACATCACGACAGCCTCGTGGCGCATGGCGGTCGGTATGCGCGGATGTTCGAACTGCAGGCCGCGAGTTATCGCTGA